The region atataaattataatgatgaaaatattaaaaaatatagtgaagaatatattaatattgaaagtgtaaaattagaaaataaattcttTTATCATAGTGAAGGGGGATGGACAAAAGATGTTGATATTAGTGAAcatcaaaataaattaaaatatataaaacgaTTAGACaaagatataaatttaataaatagcTTAAAATATCTTATGAATGAaacaacaaaaataattaataaaaataattgtataaatatatatgaagaatattttaaagatgatattaaaaatgacgaacattttaaaataaaatcttTATTAGTAATTAAAGATAAACTtcgaaaatataatagattTGTTACATCTATTAAATGGGCAAATGATAATACACATAAAATAGCTATATCTTATTGTGTAaataattatcaaaaaattttaaataatactCCAAAAAATTGTCTATTATATAACTTAaacgaaataaataatcCTTATCAAATCTTATATTCTAaatcatttataaaatgtttaagatttaatcataaaaattcaGATTTATTATTAGCGGGTTCATATGATGGTACTATTCATTTATGGGAtctaagaaaaaaaaataatttatgtgAATCATCTTCTATAAATTGTagtcataaaaatattgttaacGATATTACATGGCTACAAACTAAAACTAACAACCAATGCCTTTCGACATCTAGTGATGGTTTATGTCTAATTTGGGATATTAGAAATCTTTCAAATCATATCGaatctttttatttaaataaagataCAACAGATACTTTTGatttattagaaaaatCGAACATTATTTCAAATAACTTAGGTGGAACACTTTCTCCAGATAATCCAACCAAAAACACACAAAAAGAACACTCTACATCTAAATTAGATGCCaatgatgataattattatagTGCAAATTACATTGAATGGTGTCTAGAAGCTGGACCgtcaaaaatattagttGGAACTGATGAAGGATATATTCTATCTTTATCAAAAAGACAATCTAAACATTTAGAACTTCttcaaaaatatggaaCATCAAATGAAAAACATTTATCTGCTATTACTAGTATTAAAAGAGTttcaataaatttaaaatattttttaacaactGATAAATGGGGTTTTAATATATGGTCTGAAGATATTAAATTTCCTATAatttcaaattattataatgaatctattattaataaaggACATTGGATTCATGATtctcctttttttattttaacaaGAAAAGATGGATATTTAGATTTTTGGAATATACTTTCGAATTTTAATGAACCAACCattaaacataaaatatgtaattcTTCTATAACTGAAATAGATGCACATTTAAACAACAGATATATATCTATAGGAAACGAAGAAGGtgatatacatatattaaaactTGGTAAAAGTTTTTGTACAAATTCAAgcgaaaataaaaattcattaGACGAATTACTTGAAAGGGAATCTAAACGAGAAAAGAATCTTGAATATATTAGAAAGCAACTTAATtgtatcaaaaaaaaaaaagagtaTTTGTCCTTTTCAGACATACAAATTCAAGATcaacaaataaaagaaaCTGAACGGATTTACGATTCAATTCGACAATTGTGAAGAAGAAATGATCACTCTcattctatatatatatatatatgtatgtatgtatgtatatgcatGGACGAATAAgctaatttatatttgatcACATTTTAGAATGAAATATAAAGCTAAATTTACTATGTAATTGAAAATACGTAATAgtgaatttttttaaacattttttcatttaattattcactttttataattttcgtAT is a window of Plasmodium berghei ANKA genome assembly, chromosome: 10 DNA encoding:
- a CDS encoding dynein intermediate chain, putative, translated to MIDYYYCYTNNKSAIGKKCKFSKSKSQIIGRIEPNNQIKKKYMYKENINYNDENIKKYSEEYINIESVKLENKFFYHSEGGWTKDVDISEHQNKLKYIKRLDKDINLINSLKYLMNETTKIINKNNCINIYEEYFKDDIKNDEHFKIKSLLVIKDKLRKYNRFVTSIKWANDNTHKIAISYCVNNYQKILNNTPKNCLLYNLNEINNPYQILYSKSFIKCLRFNHKNSDLLLAGSYDGTIHLWDLRKKNNLCESSSINCSHKNIVNDITWLQTKTNNQCLSTSSDGLCLIWDIRNLSNHIESFYLNKDTTDTFDLLEKSNIISNNLGGTLSPDNPTKNTQKEHSTSKLDANDDNYYSANYIEWCLEAGPSKILVGTDEGYILSLSKRQSKHLELLQKYGTSNEKHLSAITSIKRVSINLKYFLTTDKWGFNIWSEDIKFPIISNYYNESIINKGHWIHDSPFFILTRKDGYLDFWNILSNFNEPTIKHKICNSSITEIDAHLNNRYISIGNEEGDIHILKLGKSFCTNSSENKNSLDELLERESKREKNLEYIRKQLNCIKKKKEYLSFSDIQIQDQQIKETERIYDSIRQL